Part of the Pseudarthrobacter sp. NBSH8 genome is shown below.
GGGGAGCTGCGGGCTTACGGTTCCCCGGGTAAGGGTGCCGGTGGGTGCAGTCGAGGCTAGGGAAGGCATAGATTGATCATATAAGGCACCGCATTAGGCCAAGTAACTGGAAGCCCCAAGCTGTCCGCATCGACGTTTAAGTTACGTGGATCACGGCCGGGCCTCCGCCAGCCGGAACGAGGAGCACCGATGACTGAGTACTGGTACAACGTGAACACCCACGAGGTGGAAGAAGACGCACTCTCGGACTGGAGCCAGCTGATCGGCCCCTACAAAACGCGGGAAGAGGCCGAACACGCCCTCGAAAAGGTCCGGGCCCGGAATGAGTCGTGGGAAAAGGGCGATGACGACTGAACCGCACTCATCTGCCGGCCCGTGACGTGCCAGCGCCCAGAACGGCCCCGCGTCCCGCCGAGGCCTAGAAAGAGTGTTCCGGGCCGGGGAACGCACCTGTTCGGACCTCGTCGCCGTACGCCTTCGCCGCGTCACTGAGCGCCGTGCGCAGGTCGGCGTACTGTTTGACGAACTTCGCCATCCTGCCGCCGCGGAACCCGGCCATGTCCTGCCACACCAGCACCTGCCCGGTGGTGGCATTGCCGGCGCCGATCCCGACCGTCGGCACGCTGACCGCCGCGTCAACGGCGGCTGCCGTGTCCGCCGGAACCATTTCCATCAGGACGGCGAACGCCCCCGCCTCAACCAGCGCCACCGCGTCGTCAATCAGGCGCTGCGCATCCTCCCCGCGGCCCTGGACCCGGTAACCGCCCAGCGCGTGTTCACTCTGGGGGGTGAAGCCGATATGGGCCATGACCGGGACGCCGGCCTGGACCATAGCGTGGACGGTTTCCGCGTAGTATTTTCCGCCCTCGATCTTGACGGCGTGGGCCAGCCCTTCCTTGAGGAACCGGACGCCTGTTTCGACACCCTGCTGCGCCGAAACTTCGTAACTGCCGAACGGCAGGTCTGCCACCACCAGGGCGCGCTTAGCGGACCGCGCCACGGCGCGGCAGAGAGGGAGGAGTTCATCCACCGTGACGGGCAGGCTGGTCTCGTTGCCGAAAACGTTGTTGGATGCCGAATCGCCCACCAGGAGGACCTCGATGCCGGCCTGGTCGAAGATCTCCGCGCTGTACTGCTCATAGGCGGTCAGCATGGCGAAGCGCTTACCGTCCCGCTTGGCCTGCTGCAGGTGGTGAATGCGCACCCTGGGCGCGGGCTTCGCGTTAATTTCCGACGACGGTGCCTGCACCGGTGCAGGTCCGGTTCCGTAGGGTGCGTGTACTTCAGCGGACGCGCTTGACTCAGAGCTATTGGTGGAGTCCATGGCAAGAGCGTAATGCGGCACGGGCAGTCCTAGCCACCGCAGACGGGCCAACGGACCGTGATCCGTGTCATATTCAAGTGCCCGTCGAGGGCATATTTGCCACCGGCGGGCTCGGCCGGCCATGGTTGCCGTGTTAACGCTGTGTTACGCGCGGTGCGGTCGCCCGCATTGGAGCCGATTGCTTAGTAAAGTAATGGTGAACTGCTGCCGGTCGCCGCTTCCGCGGGCCCGGGGCATGAACGATTGACCGGAGAAGAGGCCATCATGGACCGCCAGCAAGAGTTTGTCCTGCGCACAATCGAGGAGCGCGACGTACGGTTCGTACGTTTGTGGTTCACCGACGTCGTGGGTTCACTCAAATCGGTGGCACTTGCCCCGGCCGAGGTTGAAGGGGCCTTTGAGGAGGGACTCGGTTTCGACGGTTCAGCCATCGAAGGACTGGCGCGCGTGTTCGAATCGGACATGCTGGCGCAACCGGATCCGTCCACATTCCAGATCCTGCCGTGGCGTGGCGAGACGGAACAGACGTCGAGGATGTTCTGCGACATCCTGACTCCGGACGGCGAACCGTCGGCCGCGGATCCCCGCAATGTCCTCAAGCGCACGCTGGCCAAGGCCGCGGACATGGGGTTTACGTGCTACACCCACCCGGAGATCGAGTTCTACCTCCTCAAATCCCAGCAGCCCGGGCCCGACGGCGCGCCCATACCCGTTGACGAGGGCGGCTACTTCGACCACGTTCCCGGCGGCGTGGCGCAGGACTTCCGCCGCACGGCCGTGACCATGCTGGAATCCGTGGGTATTTCGGTGGAGTTCAGCCACCATGAAGCCGGTCCCGGCCAGAACGAGATCGACCTGCGCTACGCGGACGCCCTGCAGACCGCGGACAACATCATGACGTTCCGCACGGTGATCAAGGAAGTGGCCCTCCAGCAGGGCACCTACGCCACGTTTATGCCCAAGCCCTTCACCGACCACCCCGGCTCCGGGATGCACACGCACTTCTCGCTGTTCGAGGGCGACACTAACGCTTTTTATGAGGCGGGCGCCGAATTCCAGCTCTCCAAAACCGCCCGCCAATTCATCGCAGGCATCCTGAAGCACGCCCCCGAGTTCACCGCTGTGACCAACCAGTTCGTGAACTCCTACAAGCGGCTCTGGGGTGGCGGCGAAGCACCGAGCTACCTCAGCTGGGGGCACAACAACCGTTCTGCCCTGGTCCGGGTCCCGCTGTACAAGCCCGGCAAGGGCCAGTCGGCCCGGATCGAATACCGCGGCATTGATTCAGCGGCGAACCCCTACCTTGCCTATGCCGTCCTGCTGGGGGCCGGACTGAAGGGGATCGAAGAAGGCTACGAGCTGCCCGCCGCAGCAGAGGACGACGTCTGGTCACTCAGCTCCGCCGAGCGTCGTGCCATGGGCCACGATCCCCTGCCCGCCAGCCTTCACGATGCCATCAGGTCCATGGAGGATTCCGAGCTGATGCCGCAGATCCTTGGTGAGCAGGTCTTCGAGCACTTCCTGCGCAACAAGCGTGCCGAATGGCAGGACTACCGGCTCCAGGTGACGCCCTACGAACTGCAGCGCAACCTCGGCATTCTTTAGGCGGCGGTGAGCCTCGCACGCCGCCTCATCTCAGCCGGCTTCAGTGACCTGGAGAAGGGTGAGCGCTTCCTTGCTGCCCCGGAGCTGGTTGGCCTGGACCCGGACAGGATTTTCGCCGGCCTGCAGCTGGCCGCCAACCCCGACACCGCCCTGCAGTCACTGGTGCGGCTGATTGAAAAGCACCCGGGTCTCCGGGAGCTGGCGGCGGCCGATCCGGAGATCAGCGAGCCGCTCTACAGGGTGCTCGGGGCCTCCGAAGCGCTGGGGGAATTCCTTATCCGGCACCCGGAACACCTCGATGCCTTCGAAGTCACCACCAGTCCCGAGCCACTGCAGGCAGATCCGGAGCAGCTCCGCTCTGTCCTCCTGAAATCTGTCCGCGCGGAACCCGCTTCAGCCCGGCCCGTGGCAGGAATGACCGGAACCGAGGCTTATGCGGCGCTGCGGTCGGCGTACCGCCGCGGGGTGGTGGACCTGGCGGTCAAGGACATGTGCGCCGCTGACCCGCTGGACTTTATGCCCGCCGTCGGGGCTGAGCTCGCTGATCTGGCGGGGGCCGCGATCGAAGCTGCGCTGGCAGTTTCCCGTGCCGAGGCTGCTGAGCAGTTCAGCGCCAGGGAAGTGGCCGCCGTCGGCTTGGCTGTCATCGGGATGGGCAAATGCGGAGCGCGGGAACTGAACTATATTTCCGACGTCGACGTCATTTACGTGATCGACGCCGGCGACCTCGACGACGCCCGTGCCAACACCATCGGCACAGCCTTGGCCGCCGGCATTTCCCGGGCCATCTCGTCGGTGGCACGTGAGCCCGGCCTCTGGGAAGTGGACGCCAACCTGCGGCCGGAGGGCAAGTCCGGCCCCCTGGTCCGAACCCTCGCGTCGCACGAAAGCTACTACGCGCGCTGGGCGGAAAGCTGGGAATTCCAGGCACTCCTGAAGGCCCGGACCATCGCCGGCGACAGGGACCTGGGGGAGCGCTACGAAAAGGCCGTAGCCCCACTGATCTGGAGCTCCGCGGGCCGTGAAGGGTTCGTGGAGTCTGTGCAGGCGATGCGCCGCAGGGTCACCGAACATATCCCGGCGGCGGAGGAACAGCGGCAGATCAAGCTTGGCCGGGGCGGCCTCCGGGACGTCGAGTTCACCGTGCAGCTGCTTCAGCTGGTGCACGGAAAATCCGACGAAACCCTCCGCCGCAGGGATACCACCGCAGCCATTGCGGCCCTGTCCGCCGGGGGCTACATCGGCAGGACCGACGCCGCCGCTTTCGACCACGCCTACCGATACCTGCGGCTCCTGGAGCACCGCATCCAGCTGTTCCAGCTCCGGCGGACGCACCTGATGCCCGTCAGTGAGGCGGCACAGCGAGCCCTTGCAAAGGCAGTCCTTAGCCCTTTCTCCAATGACAGGCCACCACCGGCTTCGCTGCTGGCCACCTGGCAGAAGACCAAACGCTCTGTCCGTGAACTGCACGAGCGTATTTTCTACCGGCCGCTGCTTAACACGGCAGCCAAACTCAGCACCGAAGACGCCAGGCTGACGCCGGAGGCCGCCCAGGGCCGCCTTGCCGCACTGGGCTATCGCGATCCGAGGGGAGCGATGCGGCACATTGAGGCGTTGACCGCCGGTGTCAGCCGGCGCGCGGCATTGCAACGCCAGCTGCTGCCCATCCTGCTGGACTGGCTCGCCGAAGGCGTTGATCCCGACGCCGGGCTGCTCGCGTTCCGGCGCGTCAGTGAGGCCCTTGGCACCACCCACTGGTACCTGGGCATGCTCCGCGATTCCACCGCCGCGGCCGAACGGTTATGCAATGTGCTCTCCAACTCACGGCTGATCGCTGACCTGTTGGAAGTGTCGCCGGAATCGGTGGCATGGCTGGGCACCAACAAGGACCTTGTGCCATTGAACTTCGAAGCCCAATGGCAGGAAATCACGGCCAAAATGTCGCGGCACGCGGACCCGGAAAACGCCATGAGGCTGATCCGGCTGATCAGGCGCCGGGAGATCCTCCGGATCGCGATCGCCGATTCTGCCGGGCTGCTCAAGCAGGACCAGGTGGGCGCGGCGCTGGCGGACACCGACCGGGCAGCGGTGCTGGGCGCCCTGCGTGTGGCCGAAGGAATCGTCACCGCTGAGGGACCGCTGAAGACCGCGATGCTGGTGGTGGCCATGGGCCGGCAGGGCGGCCGCGAGATCGGCTACGGCTCCGATGCCGACGTAATGTACGTGCACCGCGCGCTGCCGGGCTATACCGACGAGGAGGCGCAGGATCAGGCGGCCCGGATTGTGGCCAAGGTCTCCAGCCTGCTCACGCAGCCACTCAAACCGGCCATTATGGCCGAGCGTGTGCTGCAGATGGACGCCGATCTTCGGCCCGAAGGCAAGAACGGCGCCATGGTCCGCTCCCTCGATTCGTTTGCCGAATATTACCGCCGCTGGTCGTTGATCTGGGAAGCGCAGGCGCTGCTGCGGGCCCGGCCCATGGCGGGCGACGACGCCCTGGCCGAAGACTTTCTTTCACTCATCGACCCGATCAGGTACCCGGCATCGATTTCGGAGCAGGATGTCCGGGAGGTGCGCAGGGTCAAGGCGCGGGTGGAATCGGAGCGATTGCCGCGCGGCGCGGACCCCGCACGCCACCTGAAGCTTGGCCGCGGGGGACTGAGCGACGTCGAGTGGCTGGTACAGCTGCTCCAGCTCCAGCACGCTGCCAAGCATCCGGAACTGCGGACAACGTCCACGGTGGAGGCCCTTGACGCCGCGGCTTCGCTGAACCTGCTCACGGCTGCCGACGCGAAGCTGCTGGCCGAGGCGTGGCGGCTCGCCAGCAGGATCCGGTCCGCCAACGTCATTTGGAGCGGCAGGGCTTCGGACCTGCTGCCATCTGCGCGGGGGGACCTGGAGGCGGTGGCCCGCTGGTGTGGCTACGAACCAGGCCACGCGGCCGCCTTGGAAGAGGACTACCTCCGGCTGAGCCGGCGTGCGCGGGGCGTGTTCGAGAAAGCCTTCTACGGACATTAGCGGCTGTTTGGGTCCTCCCCGGAGGGCTGCAGACAGCCGCAGAGGCGCGGTGCTAGGTTGGGGGCCATGGCAACGCAACTTTACGTGAACCTGCCCGTTAAGGACCTGAAGCGGTCCGTCGATTTCTTCACCGCCCTGGGCTTCTCGTTCAACCCGGACTACACCGACGAAAACGCGACCTGCATGATCATCAACGACAACGCCTTTGTCATGCTCCTGGTAGAGGGATTCTTCAAGACCTTCACCTCCAGGGACGTGGCCGACGCCACCAGTCCCACCGAAGCCATCATGGCCTTTTCGGTGGACACTAAGGAAGACGTCGACGCAACCGTACGCAAGGCGTTGGCCGCTGGCGGCGCCCGGTCGCAGGAGGTCCAGGACTACGGCTTTATGTACAACCACAGTTTCCAGGACCTGGACGGGCACCTGTGGGAGGTCCTATGGATGGACGCTGCCGGTCCACCGGCCGACGACGGGGCTCCCGCCGGATCAGACGGACAGCCGACCTGAAAACCCGGGTCGATTCTGTCTGGCTGATCGCCCTGGATGACCTCGACGGTGACGCCCTTGCCATCCAGCTGGGTGAGGTAGCCAACCTTGAACTGGGCCCTGGACAAAGCAGCTTCGTTGGTGACCCGCTCCGCATGGTCCTGGCCGGACTGGAGGAGGATTCGCGGTTCCCTTATGTCGTGGAGGCTGCGGGCTACGCCGTCGGCGTGCTGACCCTCCAGGCCGGTGCCGCGCGCCTGGCCGGCTGGCCGGACGAGGATTCCGCGTGGCTGCTACGCGGTTTACTGATCGACAGGCGCCACCAGGGGCAAGGCCTCGGACCGCTGGCGGCCACGTCCGCAGTGGACGCCGCCGCGAAACTGACCGCCAGATGCGGAACCCACGAGGCCGGCGTCGTGCTTTCCGTCAACGAAACCAACCCGGCCGGGCTGGCCGCATACCGGACCGCCGGCTTTGTGGACCAGGGGCAGTACCTGGGCGGCAGTTCCGGACCGCAACGGACCATGTACCGGAGCTTCACAAAGTAATGTTCGGCGGTTTGCATTGCCTCCGGTTCAACATTGACCGATCATGTGGATTGGCGGTGTTCTTCAAACCTTGTTGGGGGGAAGGCTTGAAAAGTCTTCGTCTCGGGGAGCACATGTCAGGGGGCTGGCTCCTGGTCTCAGCACGTCTGGAGGCAGCCCCCACCTTAAGGGACAAAAAAGTCCGCCCGGGCTGCAGCACTTTTGCTGGCAGCCCGGGCGGACTTTTTGGCGGACTGAACCGGGTTCAGCCGCGAATCTTGCTAGACGCCGTAGTAGAGCTCGAACTCGTACGGGTTCGGGCGCAGGGACAGCGGGCGGATCTCGTACTCGTACTTGTACTCGATCCAGGTGTCGATCAGGTCCTGGGTGAACACGCCACCGGCCTGCAAGAACTCGTTGTCCTCGCGCAGGGCCTCCAGCGCCTCTTCCAGCGAACCCGGAGCCTTCGGGATGTCCTTGGCTTCCTCGGCAGGCAGCTCGTAGAGGTCCTTGTCGATCGGAGCCGGCGGTTCGATGCGGTTCCGGATGCCGTCAATGCCGGCCATCAGCTGGGCAGCGAAGGCCAGGTACGGGTTGGACGAGGGGTCCGGAGCGCGGAACTCGATGCGCTTGGCCTTGGGGTTGGAGCCCGTGATGGGGATACGGATTCCGGCGGAGCGGTTGCCCTGCGAGTAGACCATGTTGACCGGAGCTTCGAAGCCCTTGACCAGGCGGCGGTAGGAGTTCACCGTCGGGTTGGTGAAGGCGAGGACGGCCGAGGAGTGCTTCAGCAGGCCGCCAATGTACCAGCGGGCCATGTCGGACAGGCCGGCGTAGCCCTTTTCGTCGTAAAACAGCGGCTCGCCGTTGGTCCACAGCGACTGGTGGCAGTGCATGCCCGAACCGTTGTCGCCAAAGACCGGCTTCGGCATGAAGGTCACGGACTTGCCCCAGGAATCGGCCGTGTTCTTGATGACGTACTTGAACTTCTGCAGGTCGTCTGCGGCGTGGGTCAGGGTGGTGAACTTGTAGTTGATTTCAGCCTGGCCGGCGGAGCCTACCTCATGGTGGCTGCGCTCGACCTCGAGGCCTGCCTCATCCAGGGCGATGCACATGGCGTCGCGGAGGTCGGCCTGCTTGTCGGTGGGGGAAACGGGGAAGTAGCCGCCCTTGATGGGGGTCTTGTAGCCGAGGTTTCCCCCTTCTTCTTCGCGGCCGGTGTTCCAGTGTGCTTCTTCGGAGTCGATCTTGTAGAAGCTGCCCTCGGGGGAGGACTGGTACTGGACGTTGTCGAAGACGAAGAATTCGGCTTCCGGAGCAAAGAACGCGGTGTCGGCGATGCCTGTGGAGGCGAGGTAGGCCTCAGCCTTCTCGGCCACGCCGCGGGGGTCGCGGTGGTACGGGTCTCCGGTGCGGGGGTTCACGATGGAGAAGTTCAGCGCAAGGGTCTTCTCCATGCGGAAGGTGTCCAGGAATGCGGTGGTAACGTCCGGGATCAGCTGCATGTCGGATTCGGCGATACCCTGGAACCCGCGGATGGAGGAACCGTCGAAGAGCTGGCCGTTGATGAAGAAGTCCGCGTCGACGCTCTTTGCCGGCACGTTGAAGTGCTGCTGCACACCCGGGAGGTCGGTGAAGCGGATATCGACGAATTTAATATCTTCGTCCTTGATGAACTTGAGGACTTCGTCCGCAGTCTTGAACATCTATGCTCCTTACGCATATGTAATATCTGGCTGGCAAGCCAACTGATCCAGCGCAATCCGAAGGGCAGGGAAACCTTGTTTCCCTGCTTGGGAGGTATTGCTTGAAACTGCTATCAGCCTATGGACACGTCATTTCCCGTCAGTGTCCACATTGTTTCGGGCAGGTTACAGAATGCCCTGATCAGGTTACAGAATTGTCCTGAACAGCTAACGCTATCCGGTGTCCACAGTGTGGTCCAACGGTTTCCACTCTGTGGTCGGCGGTGAGTCGGTAAGCTTGGATGGTGGTAGATCGCAATGACATTGGTTCCTGGCTCAGCGGACCGGACACGTCCGGCATCTCAAGGTACCCGGGGGAGCGCTTGGGAATGCCTGAATCCGGTTCCGGCTCCATGGCCAGGGCAGGCAGGCGAATCCTCGCTATCGTCCTTGACTGGGGGATTGCCCTGCTGATCAGCAATTTTGCCTTTGGCGGTGACTCCTGGGCCACGTTGGCGGTATTTGCCGCGGAACAGATGCTGCTCGTGGGCACCCTTGGTTACAGCATCGGCCACCGCGTGGCCGGGATCCATGTGCTGCGCCTGGGCGGCGGACCCGCTGGTCCGATGGCCGCCGTGGTGAGGTCAGTGTTGCTGTGCCTGGTGATTCCTGCCGTAATTTTCGATCCGGACCAGCGGGGACTGCACGACAAGGCGATGAATACGGTCCTCGTCAGACGCTAGCAGGGTCCATGCACCTGGCGAAGGCGGTATGCCGGCACCTCGCGGCGCGCCAATACAGTGCCGTGCCGGGTCAGACCCCCGCCGTTTCCTTCGTCCCGGCAGGAACGCCCGTGCGTGGCGTCAGGTAGCCGCGCTTTCCGGCCCAGCGTTCGAACGCGACCGTGGCGAACGGGAACACCGCCGACAGGCCCGCGAACAGGGCCACCACGAAGGGCCACCGCTGGAGCCGCCACAAGGCGAGGGCAGCGATGCCGTAGCCCACAAACAGCGCACCATGGATAGGGCCGGCGATCTCCACGCCCAGTTCGGTGGTCTTGGCGATCCACTTGAAGTACATGCCCGCCAGGAGTGCAGCCCAGCTGACGCCTTCGGCAACCGCCAGGACGCGGAAGGTCCGGACAACGAGGGTTCTTGCGGGGATCGCCATGTAGCTGCTTCCAATCAATGTACCGGCCTGGGTGGCCGGCGTCGGTCAGACAAAAACTGCCCTGGTTCCGGCGTGGCCGGAACCAGGGCAGTTCAAGTGTCTTAGCGTCCGCGGTTGGGACGAGCTTTGTAAGGGTCGATTCCCTTGGGAATCGGGAGTCGGTTGCCCAGCGAGGAAATGCGTTTGGATACCGCATTCACCTCAAGCTTGGTCAGCTCGTTCTTGAGCTTGCCCATCTTCTTGGCTACCTGGCTGATAGGGACCTGGCCCTCGTCGCGGCCGCTTTCGATCATGTGGACCGTGACGTTTGGGAGGATGCGCGCGAGGCGCTTACGCTCGGCGTCGAGCATCGGCTTGACGCGGATGGTGGGGCCTTCGCTGACGAGGACGACGCCGGGACGGCCGACGGCGCGGAACACGGCGTCCTGCGTGCGTGGGTTTACGGCGACCGGCTGGTCCTCGGTGATCCAGCCGCGCTTCAGCGTGCCCAGTGCAGCGCCCGAAGCTCCCGGCTGGTTCTCGATCTGGGCGAAGGCGGCGCGTTCGGCACGACGCGAGAGGATCAGGGTGGCGCCGAGGAGGCCCAGCGGAATGCCGATGAGAAGGCCAGTGATCCAGTTTTCCAGCCAATAACCCACCAGGAAGCTGACAGCCACAACACCCAGGAACACCAGCAGCATCAGCCACGGGACCATGGGATCATGGCGGCGGGTCATGTTAAAGACTTCGCCGATCTGCTTGAGCCGGCTGGGCTTCTTGACCTTTGCTTCTTTTGGCTTGCGCGAGAAGAGGCCACGTTTCGGGGCGCCAGAGGCCGCCGGAGTGCTGTTACTGGAATCAGGGGTGTTCGCCATAGTTCTTCAATTCTACGTGATTTATGCCTGAGGACCGGACACCGGAGAATGTCCGGTGCCGGCCCCCAGGGATACCAAACTACGCCTTAGGAACGGGCTGCCAGCAGTGAGCTGGCTTCCTGGCGGGTGCTGCCGGAGGACTCGATGTGGGCGAGCTGGGCGGGGATTTCCCAGCCCTTCTTGCGCATCGCGGTGGCCCAGAGCCGGCCGGCCCGGTAGGAGGAACGGACCAGGGGTCCGGACATGACGCCGAGGAAGCCGATCTCCTTGGCCTCGTCCTGGAGGTCCACGAACTCCTGCGGCTTGACCCAGCGGTCCACCGGCAGGTGCCGCTCGGATGGGCGAAGGTACTGGGTGATGGTGATCAGGTCACAGCCGGCCTCGTGCAGGTCCCGCAGCGCCTCGGAGATCTCCTCGCGGGTCTCACCCATGCCCAGGATCAGGTTGGACTTGGTCACCATGCCCAGGTTCCGGCCCTGGGTGATGACATCCAGGGACCGGTCATACCGGAACGCGGGCCGGATCCGCTTGAAGATCCGGGGCACGGTTTCGACGTTGTGCGCGAAGACCTCCGGCTTCGAAGCGCAGATCGCCTCGATGTGCTCGGGCTTGCCGGAAAAGTCAGGGATCAACAGTTCGACGCCGGTGCCCGGGTTCAGCTCGTGGATCTTCCTCACCGTCTCGGCATAGAGCCACACACCCTCATCGGCCAGGTCATCCCGGGCCACCCCGGTGACGGTGGCGTAGCGCAGCTGCATGGCCAGAACCGAGCGGGCCACCTTCGTGGGCTCAAACACGTCAACCGGGGACGGCTTACCCGTATCGATCTGGCAGAAATCACAGCGCCGGGTGCATTCGGAGCCACCGATCAGGAACGTCGCTTCCTTGTCTTCCCAGCACTCAAAAATGTTCGGGCAGCCAGCCTCCTCACACACCGTGTGCAGGCCTTCCTTCTTAACCAGGTTCTTGAGCTGGACATACTCCGGACCCATCTGGACCTTCGCCTTGATCCACTCCGGCTTCCGCTCCACAGGTACTGCAGAGTTACGCTGCTCAACGCGCAGCAGCTTCCGGCCTTCTGGTGCCAGTGTCACAGGTGTGCTCCCTCAGGGATTGAAACGAGTGCTTCTTCGTGCTTGCGAAATTCTTCCACGAACCGGTCCGCGATATCGCCGGGGGCGATGTTCCTGCCGGTTTCGATGGACATTGTGGTGACGCTGGCGTCGGTGATGCCACAGGCGATGATCTGGGCATAAGGCGCCAGATCATTGTTGCAGTTAATGGCAACGCCGTGCATTGTGACCCCGTCCAGGACGCGGATGCCGATCGCTGCAATCTTCCGGTCCGGGCCTTTGCTGTCAGCGGTGATCCACACGCCGGCCCGTCCCTTGATGCGCTCAGCGTGGATGCCATAGTCGGCCATAACGGCGATCATGACCGCTTCAAGCCGCTCAACATAGTCTCGGATGCCTGACCGGTTCTTCAGCCTGAGAATCGGATACACGATCAGCTGGCCGGGGCCGTGCCAGGTCAGCTTGCCGCCGCGGTCCACCGCCACAACAGGCGTACCGTCCAACGGACGCTCGTGCTCTTCTGTGAGCTTCCCGGCCGTATAGACGGCGGCATGTTCAAGGATCAGGACAGTGCTGGGCGCCTCGGCTGCTACGACCTTGCCGTGGATCACGCGCTGAAGATCCCAGCCGCGTGTGTAGTCAACGAAATCCGGGGCGAGACCCACCTGTGAAAACTCAAGAGTCATGCCGTCCAGCTTAGACCCCGATCCGCGAGCAATCCGGCTATAGTGTCGGACCTCTCATGCCACCGGCGGATCCAGTGCAGGCCCGTCGGCTGTGGATAACTTCTGCAGGCATTCCGGGATTCCGCTAGACATGAGTCATGGATGATTTCACTGCCCCGGTGGTTCCAGGTTTCCTTGTGGGCCGCATGTTGGGCCGCGGCGGTAGTTCAACAGTATGGCTGGTAACCGAAGAAAGGTCCGGCCGCGAGTTCGCCCTGAAATGCCTTGGTGAAGGGCACCCCGAGGTGGCTGGTCCCTGCGAAGGCACGGAGCGCGGGGGCGAGGCCGATGCGGCCATCCGCCGTGAAATCCGTATTCTTTCTGTCCTCGACCACCAGCACCTCATCAAGGCACACGACGCCCTCCGTCTTCACTGTCCGGCGGGTTCAGCAGTGACGGGAGGAGGGACCATAGGGCTGCTGCTGGATTACGCGCCCGGCGGTTCCCTCGGAGACCTGGTCGGCAGCAGGGCCAAGCTCACCATCGGAGAGACGGTCACCGTGCTCACCCCGATTGCCCAGGCACTTGGCTACCTGCACGGCCAGGGGTTCACCCACGGTGACG
Proteins encoded:
- a CDS encoding SPOR domain-containing protein, giving the protein MTEYWYNVNTHEVEEDALSDWSQLIGPYKTREEAEHALEKVRARNESWEKGDDD
- the glnA gene encoding type I glutamate--ammonia ligase, which gives rise to MDRQQEFVLRTIEERDVRFVRLWFTDVVGSLKSVALAPAEVEGAFEEGLGFDGSAIEGLARVFESDMLAQPDPSTFQILPWRGETEQTSRMFCDILTPDGEPSAADPRNVLKRTLAKAADMGFTCYTHPEIEFYLLKSQQPGPDGAPIPVDEGGYFDHVPGGVAQDFRRTAVTMLESVGISVEFSHHEAGPGQNEIDLRYADALQTADNIMTFRTVIKEVALQQGTYATFMPKPFTDHPGSGMHTHFSLFEGDTNAFYEAGAEFQLSKTARQFIAGILKHAPEFTAVTNQFVNSYKRLWGGGEAPSYLSWGHNNRSALVRVPLYKPGKGQSARIEYRGIDSAANPYLAYAVLLGAGLKGIEEGYELPAAAEDDVWSLSSAERRAMGHDPLPASLHDAIRSMEDSELMPQILGEQVFEHFLRNKRAEWQDYRLQVTPYELQRNLGIL
- a CDS encoding GNAT family N-acetyltransferase; this encodes MDGRCRSTGRRRGSRRIRRTADLKTRVDSVWLIALDDLDGDALAIQLGEVANLELGPGQSSFVGDPLRMVLAGLEEDSRFPYVVEAAGYAVGVLTLQAGAARLAGWPDEDSAWLLRGLLIDRRHQGQGLGPLAATSAVDAAAKLTARCGTHEAGVVLSVNETNPAGLAAYRTAGFVDQGQYLGGSSGPQRTMYRSFTK
- the panB gene encoding 3-methyl-2-oxobutanoate hydroxymethyltransferase — its product is MDSTNSSESSASAEVHAPYGTGPAPVQAPSSEINAKPAPRVRIHHLQQAKRDGKRFAMLTAYEQYSAEIFDQAGIEVLLVGDSASNNVFGNETSLPVTVDELLPLCRAVARSAKRALVVADLPFGSYEVSAQQGVETGVRFLKEGLAHAVKIEGGKYYAETVHAMVQAGVPVMAHIGFTPQSEHALGGYRVQGRGEDAQRLIDDAVALVEAGAFAVLMEMVPADTAAAVDAAVSVPTVGIGAGNATTGQVLVWQDMAGFRGGRMAKFVKQYADLRTALSDAAKAYGDEVRTGAFPGPEHSF
- a CDS encoding VOC family protein codes for the protein MATQLYVNLPVKDLKRSVDFFTALGFSFNPDYTDENATCMIINDNAFVMLLVEGFFKTFTSRDVADATSPTEAIMAFSVDTKEDVDATVRKALAAGGARSQEVQDYGFMYNHSFQDLDGHLWEVLWMDAAGPPADDGAPAGSDGQPT
- a CDS encoding bifunctional [glutamine synthetase] adenylyltransferase/[glutamine synthetase]-adenylyl-L-tyrosine phosphorylase, yielding MSLARRLISAGFSDLEKGERFLAAPELVGLDPDRIFAGLQLAANPDTALQSLVRLIEKHPGLRELAAADPEISEPLYRVLGASEALGEFLIRHPEHLDAFEVTTSPEPLQADPEQLRSVLLKSVRAEPASARPVAGMTGTEAYAALRSAYRRGVVDLAVKDMCAADPLDFMPAVGAELADLAGAAIEAALAVSRAEAAEQFSAREVAAVGLAVIGMGKCGARELNYISDVDVIYVIDAGDLDDARANTIGTALAAGISRAISSVAREPGLWEVDANLRPEGKSGPLVRTLASHESYYARWAESWEFQALLKARTIAGDRDLGERYEKAVAPLIWSSAGREGFVESVQAMRRRVTEHIPAAEEQRQIKLGRGGLRDVEFTVQLLQLVHGKSDETLRRRDTTAAIAALSAGGYIGRTDAAAFDHAYRYLRLLEHRIQLFQLRRTHLMPVSEAAQRALAKAVLSPFSNDRPPPASLLATWQKTKRSVRELHERIFYRPLLNTAAKLSTEDARLTPEAAQGRLAALGYRDPRGAMRHIEALTAGVSRRAALQRQLLPILLDWLAEGVDPDAGLLAFRRVSEALGTTHWYLGMLRDSTAAAERLCNVLSNSRLIADLLEVSPESVAWLGTNKDLVPLNFEAQWQEITAKMSRHADPENAMRLIRLIRRREILRIAIADSAGLLKQDQVGAALADTDRAAVLGALRVAEGIVTAEGPLKTAMLVVAMGRQGGREIGYGSDADVMYVHRALPGYTDEEAQDQAARIVAKVSSLLTQPLKPAIMAERVLQMDADLRPEGKNGAMVRSLDSFAEYYRRWSLIWEAQALLRARPMAGDDALAEDFLSLIDPIRYPASISEQDVREVRRVKARVESERLPRGADPARHLKLGRGGLSDVEWLVQLLQLQHAAKHPELRTTSTVEALDAAASLNLLTAADAKLLAEAWRLASRIRSANVIWSGRASDLLPSARGDLEAVARWCGYEPGHAAALEEDYLRLSRRARGVFEKAFYGH